The following proteins are encoded in a genomic region of Arachis stenosperma cultivar V10309 chromosome 4, arast.V10309.gnm1.PFL2, whole genome shotgun sequence:
- the LOC130976833 gene encoding subtilisin-like protease SBT1.1 isoform X1, producing the protein MHKYLILFFLSGIMISRLLFIFFALMVTNSMAMMVQKTYIVHMDRTKIRASIHSQDITKPWFESVIDFISESSTQEEQEQEILPPQLIYVYETNMFGFAVCLSQKQLESLSKVDGFLSALPDELLTLHTTHTPNFLGLKNGIGLWSAQNLASDVIIGIIDSGIWPEHISFKDSGLSSVPSHWKGICEQGTKFSASNCNKKLIGARTYLKGYEKSVGKINDTADYRSPRDSIGHGTHTASTAAGSLVKNASFYGLASGSASGMRKTSRIAAYKACWPAGCVNSDILAAMDQAVSDGVDVLSLSLGGFPKPYYGDSIAIASFGAAKNGVFVSCSAGNYGPHPSTVGNSAPWIMTVAASYTDRTFPTKVRLGRGEVFRGSSLYQGRKTSQLPLVYAKSAGANKEAQYCTENSLDQNLVKGNIVACEKGLNSRTEKGVVVKKAGGAGMILLNSESQGCELLADPHILPATSLDASESNIVRNYIQTSKNTPTASISFLGTKYGEPAPAMAAFSSRGPNYFGLDVIKPDVTAPGVNILAAWPAKVSPSLLKSDKRSVMFNIISGTSMSCPHVSGIAALIKSVHKDWSPAAIKSALMTTAYTLNNKGDPIRDAGSNNSASATPFAFGSGHVNPESASDPGLVYDINTKDYLNYLCSLNYTDSEIALVSRENFVCPKNSVLQAGDLNYPSFSVLFDRVGQNSSVTYKRVVTNIAKSQSANYVVNVEQPRGVSVTVEPRKLKFEKMGQKLSYSVTFSSIGKRLRDAGSNSFGSLTWVSGKYYKVRSPIAVTWQ; encoded by the exons ATGCATAagtatttgattttgtttttcttgtcaGGCATCATGATTTCTAGATTACTCTTCATATTCTTTGCCCTTATGGTGACAAATTCAATGGCTATGATGGTTCAAAAGACCTACATTGTTCACATGGACAGAACCAAAATTAGAGCCTCAATTCATTCTCAAGACATCACAAAACCATGGTTTGAATCAGTCATTGATTTCATTTCTGAATCTTCAACACAAGAAGAACAAGAACAGGAGATTCTACCTCCTCAGCTTATTTATGTATATGAAACCAACATGTTTGGTTTCGCGGTGTGCCTTTCGCAGAAACAACTCGAATCCTTGAGCAAAGTCGATGGCTTCCTTTCAGCATTACCTGATGAACTATTAACCCTTCACACAACACACACTCCAAATTTTCTTGGCCTAAAGAATGGAATAGGCCTTTGGAGTGCTCAAAATTTGGCCTCAGATGTAATAATTGGCATCATCGATTCGGGGATTTGGCCGGAACATATCAGTTTCAAAGATTCAGGGTTGTCCTCTGTACCTTCTCATTGGAAAGGTATTTGTGAACAGGGCACAAAATTCTCTGCTTCAAATTGCAACAAGAAACTCATTGGTGCAAGGACTTATCTCAAAGGGTACGAAAAATCCGTCGGGAAGATCAACGACACGGCGGATTATCGTTCCCCTCGAGACTCCATAGGCCATGGAACACACACTGCTTCGACCGCAGCCGGTAGCTTGGTGAAGAATGCAAGCTTCTATGGCCTTGCTAGTGGCTCAGCAAGTGGAATGAGAAAAACTTCAAGAATTGCAGCCTATAAAGCTTGTTGGCCTGCTGGATGTGTTAATTCGGACATACTCGCCGCCATGGACCAAGCAGTTTCCGATGGAGTTGATGTGTTATCACTCTCTTTAGGTGGATTTCCCAAACCTTACTATGGTGATAGCATCGCCATAGCCTCGTTTGGTGCAGCGAAAAACGgtgtttttgtttcttgctctGCAG GTAATTATGGACCTCACCCGTCTACGGTTGGAAATAGCGCGCCATGGATCATGACAGTTGCAGCCAGCTACACTGACAGAACGTTTCCGACGAAAGTAAGGCTCGGCCGCGGAGAAGTTTTCCGAGGATCTTCGCTGTACCAAGGAAGAAAAACAAGTCAATTGCCTCTTGTTTATGCAAAATCAGCAGGTGCTAATAAAGAAGCACAATACTGCACAGAAAATTCACTTGATCAAAATCTTGTTAAGGGGAATATTGTTGCTTGTGAGAAAGGACTAAACAGCCGAACTGAGAAGGGAGTGGTGGTTAAAAAGGCCGGTGGCGCCGGAATGATACTACTCAACTCAGAGAGCCAAGGATGTGAGCTTCTTGCTGATCCTCACATATTGCCAGCAACTTCATTAGATGCCTCAGAAAGTAACATTGTTAGAAACTATATCCAAACTTCGAAAAATACACCAACAGCTTCAATTTCCTTCCTAGGGACAAAATATGGCGAGCCTGCGCCGGCTATGGCGGCGTTTTCTTCTAGAGGGCCAAACTATTTTGGACTTGATGTGATTAAACCGGATGTTACTGCGCCCGGTGTGAACATCTTGGCAGCGTGGCCGGCGAAAGTTAGCCCAAGTTTGCTGAAAAGTGACAAAAGAAGTGTTATGTTTAACATTATTTCAGGCACTTCAATGTCATGTCCTCATGTTAGTGGCATAGCTGCATTGATCAAATCTGTTCATAAAGATTGGTCTCCTGCAGCCATAAAATCTGCATTGATGACTACTGCATACACATTGAACAATAAAGGCGATCCGATCAGGGATGCTGGATCGAATAATTCGGCTTCTGCTACTCCTTTTGCTTTTGGTTCTGGCCATGTTAATCCAGAAAGTGCATCTGATCCAGGTTTAGTATATGATATAAACACAAAAgattatttaaattacttgtgTAGCCTTAACTATACAGATTCTGAGATTGCTTTGGTATCAAGAGAGAATTTTGTGTGTCCTAAAAACTCAGTTCTTCAAGCTGGTGACTTGAATTACCCTTCATTTTCTGTTCTATTTGATAGAGTGGGACAAAATTCTAGTGTGACATACAAGAGGGTTGTCACAAATATTGCGAAATCACAAAGTGCTAATTATGTGGTTAATGTTGAACAGCCAAGGGGAGTTTCAGTTACTGTAGAACCAAGGAAACTGAAATTTGAGAAAATGGGACAGAAATTGAGCTATAGTGTGACATTTTCTTCAATTGGAAAAAGATTAAGAGATGCTGGTTCCAATTCATTTGGGTCACTGACTTGGGTTTCTGGAAAATATTACAAGGTTAGAAGTCCTATTGCTGTAACATGGCAATAG
- the LOC130976833 gene encoding subtilisin-like protease SBT1.1 isoform X2 yields the protein MISRLLFIFFALMVTNSMAMMVQKTYIVHMDRTKIRASIHSQDITKPWFESVIDFISESSTQEEQEQEILPPQLIYVYETNMFGFAVCLSQKQLESLSKVDGFLSALPDELLTLHTTHTPNFLGLKNGIGLWSAQNLASDVIIGIIDSGIWPEHISFKDSGLSSVPSHWKGICEQGTKFSASNCNKKLIGARTYLKGYEKSVGKINDTADYRSPRDSIGHGTHTASTAAGSLVKNASFYGLASGSASGMRKTSRIAAYKACWPAGCVNSDILAAMDQAVSDGVDVLSLSLGGFPKPYYGDSIAIASFGAAKNGVFVSCSAGNYGPHPSTVGNSAPWIMTVAASYTDRTFPTKVRLGRGEVFRGSSLYQGRKTSQLPLVYAKSAGANKEAQYCTENSLDQNLVKGNIVACEKGLNSRTEKGVVVKKAGGAGMILLNSESQGCELLADPHILPATSLDASESNIVRNYIQTSKNTPTASISFLGTKYGEPAPAMAAFSSRGPNYFGLDVIKPDVTAPGVNILAAWPAKVSPSLLKSDKRSVMFNIISGTSMSCPHVSGIAALIKSVHKDWSPAAIKSALMTTAYTLNNKGDPIRDAGSNNSASATPFAFGSGHVNPESASDPGLVYDINTKDYLNYLCSLNYTDSEIALVSRENFVCPKNSVLQAGDLNYPSFSVLFDRVGQNSSVTYKRVVTNIAKSQSANYVVNVEQPRGVSVTVEPRKLKFEKMGQKLSYSVTFSSIGKRLRDAGSNSFGSLTWVSGKYYKVRSPIAVTWQ from the exons ATGATTTCTAGATTACTCTTCATATTCTTTGCCCTTATGGTGACAAATTCAATGGCTATGATGGTTCAAAAGACCTACATTGTTCACATGGACAGAACCAAAATTAGAGCCTCAATTCATTCTCAAGACATCACAAAACCATGGTTTGAATCAGTCATTGATTTCATTTCTGAATCTTCAACACAAGAAGAACAAGAACAGGAGATTCTACCTCCTCAGCTTATTTATGTATATGAAACCAACATGTTTGGTTTCGCGGTGTGCCTTTCGCAGAAACAACTCGAATCCTTGAGCAAAGTCGATGGCTTCCTTTCAGCATTACCTGATGAACTATTAACCCTTCACACAACACACACTCCAAATTTTCTTGGCCTAAAGAATGGAATAGGCCTTTGGAGTGCTCAAAATTTGGCCTCAGATGTAATAATTGGCATCATCGATTCGGGGATTTGGCCGGAACATATCAGTTTCAAAGATTCAGGGTTGTCCTCTGTACCTTCTCATTGGAAAGGTATTTGTGAACAGGGCACAAAATTCTCTGCTTCAAATTGCAACAAGAAACTCATTGGTGCAAGGACTTATCTCAAAGGGTACGAAAAATCCGTCGGGAAGATCAACGACACGGCGGATTATCGTTCCCCTCGAGACTCCATAGGCCATGGAACACACACTGCTTCGACCGCAGCCGGTAGCTTGGTGAAGAATGCAAGCTTCTATGGCCTTGCTAGTGGCTCAGCAAGTGGAATGAGAAAAACTTCAAGAATTGCAGCCTATAAAGCTTGTTGGCCTGCTGGATGTGTTAATTCGGACATACTCGCCGCCATGGACCAAGCAGTTTCCGATGGAGTTGATGTGTTATCACTCTCTTTAGGTGGATTTCCCAAACCTTACTATGGTGATAGCATCGCCATAGCCTCGTTTGGTGCAGCGAAAAACGgtgtttttgtttcttgctctGCAG GTAATTATGGACCTCACCCGTCTACGGTTGGAAATAGCGCGCCATGGATCATGACAGTTGCAGCCAGCTACACTGACAGAACGTTTCCGACGAAAGTAAGGCTCGGCCGCGGAGAAGTTTTCCGAGGATCTTCGCTGTACCAAGGAAGAAAAACAAGTCAATTGCCTCTTGTTTATGCAAAATCAGCAGGTGCTAATAAAGAAGCACAATACTGCACAGAAAATTCACTTGATCAAAATCTTGTTAAGGGGAATATTGTTGCTTGTGAGAAAGGACTAAACAGCCGAACTGAGAAGGGAGTGGTGGTTAAAAAGGCCGGTGGCGCCGGAATGATACTACTCAACTCAGAGAGCCAAGGATGTGAGCTTCTTGCTGATCCTCACATATTGCCAGCAACTTCATTAGATGCCTCAGAAAGTAACATTGTTAGAAACTATATCCAAACTTCGAAAAATACACCAACAGCTTCAATTTCCTTCCTAGGGACAAAATATGGCGAGCCTGCGCCGGCTATGGCGGCGTTTTCTTCTAGAGGGCCAAACTATTTTGGACTTGATGTGATTAAACCGGATGTTACTGCGCCCGGTGTGAACATCTTGGCAGCGTGGCCGGCGAAAGTTAGCCCAAGTTTGCTGAAAAGTGACAAAAGAAGTGTTATGTTTAACATTATTTCAGGCACTTCAATGTCATGTCCTCATGTTAGTGGCATAGCTGCATTGATCAAATCTGTTCATAAAGATTGGTCTCCTGCAGCCATAAAATCTGCATTGATGACTACTGCATACACATTGAACAATAAAGGCGATCCGATCAGGGATGCTGGATCGAATAATTCGGCTTCTGCTACTCCTTTTGCTTTTGGTTCTGGCCATGTTAATCCAGAAAGTGCATCTGATCCAGGTTTAGTATATGATATAAACACAAAAgattatttaaattacttgtgTAGCCTTAACTATACAGATTCTGAGATTGCTTTGGTATCAAGAGAGAATTTTGTGTGTCCTAAAAACTCAGTTCTTCAAGCTGGTGACTTGAATTACCCTTCATTTTCTGTTCTATTTGATAGAGTGGGACAAAATTCTAGTGTGACATACAAGAGGGTTGTCACAAATATTGCGAAATCACAAAGTGCTAATTATGTGGTTAATGTTGAACAGCCAAGGGGAGTTTCAGTTACTGTAGAACCAAGGAAACTGAAATTTGAGAAAATGGGACAGAAATTGAGCTATAGTGTGACATTTTCTTCAATTGGAAAAAGATTAAGAGATGCTGGTTCCAATTCATTTGGGTCACTGACTTGGGTTTCTGGAAAATATTACAAGGTTAGAAGTCCTATTGCTGTAACATGGCAATAG